cttattttactattcagcttatttttgctactatttatgggcttTATTGtcctttttgatactattcatgagtcccactatactattttagctaacttttacctttatcaatagtaatttcagcaaaaaaaaaattagttttagcAAATAAGCAGTTCCCAAACAGATTCTTAATATGCTCAAATCTCAATTAAGTTAAAATTAGTTTGATTCTGATTCACgtttaatatatttccaaaattagaaaatcaaaaaccaaaaataaaaagttgtatGAACCCGTAATTGAATCGACCCAAACACCAACCCGCCTGTAACCGGTTTGCCCCTTCAGCCTTTCACGGACACAGTTCTAATTTCTAAGCGCCCAAAAATATCAGAAACACAACACAAACGGATGAGATAAACTAATAGCAAATTTCAATAGTTGAGACTTTGAGAGAGCTTATAGTTTgccatgaaacctaaaaaaaagcAGTCATGGAACAAGTTCTCTCTTCCTCAACCATAATCTCTACAACACAAATATTTCCACTCAAACCTCACAAAACCCACCTCCAAACTCCAACCATAAACCTCAAATTCTCCATTTCTCCAAAGAAAAACAACCCCCttaatctttcttctttttcttcttcttgtctaTGTTTCTCTAATAAAACAAGTGCCACTtcaacaacaccaccaccaacatTAACTTCACTAACTTCCACTCCCAGTAGTGACAACCACCATTGGATGGTGCTCATGGAGGCACCTCCACATGGGGTCAATTCCAAACCACAAGTTATTGAATATTACGTTAAGACATTGGAAAGAGTTTTAGGCAGGTGGGTATGTTTCAAATATTCTTTTCTTGTCATGTTGGCATGTTGCAAATGTTTCTTAGCTTTTGGTCTGAAATCCTGCTTTGGTTCTGATTTTTTGAATAACAGTGAGAAGGATGCTCAGATGTGTATATATGATGCTTCTTGGGATACCCACTTCGGCTTTTGCTGTGACATTGATGAAGAAATCTCCCGTGAACTTGCCGGTAAGTTTCTATAGCAGAAAAAGTCTGAGTCATCTGATGTACTTCAATTCTGTACCATACTGTTGCTTTCATGTTTGTGGAGAAACTAAAATTGTGAGAGGCACTTTCATAGTTTCATTAATATTAATGTGTAATGAATATGTTTTAGGATTACCCGGCATTTTATCAGTTAGGCCTGACCCAGATTATAGTTCTGTGAAAAAGGATTATAGTTCTTCAAATATTCAATCCAGTTATTTGTCAAGCTCACAAATTGGAAGTAATCTGTTGTTTCCCGTGGGGAGTACCAAACACTGGCTTGTTCGAATGGACAAGCCAGGGATTGGAGTTGTTACAAAGGCTCAAATGGTTGATTATTATGCTCAAATACTGACCAAGGTTTTGGGGAAGTAAGTAAATAACATTTGAGCTTGTTATTATGTTTCTGTTCCATTTTATTGTAACGTCTTTAATAGTGCATCAATGCAATATTCTTCctttgattggttttttttctcttcacccTGAAAGTGGAATAATACTTTTTGTAGTGAGAAAGACACACAAATGTGTATTTATCATGTTTCTTGGCAGTCCAACTTTGGGTTCTGTTGTGAACTTGACGATGAATGTGCACGGGAACTAGCTGGTTAGTATTTGCATTTGGTTTCTCTTTTCCATGGTTGTGATATGTATTTTGCAGCTTGAAGACAAATGCTTCCAGATGGTGTAGGTGTACCAGGTGTATTATCTGTTCAGCTAGATAAGAATTTTGAGTCAGAGAATAAGAATTATGGAGGTTTGTACGTTTTTCAGATAATAtctttgtgtgtttttttaatgtttgattaGATATAACATGCTCCACATCTTTTCTACCTTGCAACTTCGCTTCTCTTCAAGCATTGTATTCAGTGATATCTTGATCTCAGAGATATattgcaaattattaactttgactgtttctttcttttcttttcttcttttaataatttctatttgaaaGGCCTCTGTGTCAAGAAAGTACATAGCAGCAGCACCATGTAACTTATGCTAGTATATTTGTGTCAGTGTCATAACAAATACATGTTTTAGAGATTCTAATCCTTAATCAACCAGAATGTTTATGTGATTTCACTGTATGAGATGATCTCTCAAGTAATTTAGTTATGTAAATAAAGCAATTAACTTTAgatgttttattaatttgagcTGGATTTTAGTGGAGGGGTAAATTCTATGTCATTGTAGATGGCCAGTCTTTGAAGCAGCTAAAGGAAAGTTGTATAGTCCAGTAGCAGCCATGTGTCTTTTCCTTGAAAGTGGAAGACTTTGTATTGAGTAGAAAAATAGGCTTTATAGTGGCTGCAGTTCTTTGTGGCAGAGATGAGTCTTTTCCTTGGTTAGAATCATGTGTTGGGCTTGGGAACGCTTTGTAGTGTATAGCAGTTGTGATTCTAGAGTTTGTGGCAGAGCATGGCTTTGCAACAGAAAGCACACAATGTCAATTAATGACTTATAAAAGTGGACAGAGATTGGTACTGCCTGTGAAGGTTGCTAAGTGAGCTTTAGCACAAGGGAAAGCTCTAGGAAGTAATTCCTGATCATATTTTATTGTCAAGCTCAATGAGAATGTTGCTGTTGGAATTGGTCATTTAAAGGGAAGTTTTATGTCAGATATACTGAGACATGCAGTAGTTAGTAGAATTGTACAATATATGAAGTATTAACTATGGCCATGAGAAGTATACCCATGAAACTTTAACCATATGGCTTGCAGAAGGTTTAACAAAATGAGCAGATTAGGAAGGTATCTGATGCTGGAGTAAGAAAGAGGTAAGTATAGCCAATCTTGTCACAAAAACTGTCATACAAAGTTGCTAGAAGTCTTGAGCGAGGAGAAAAGAATCAGATGcattgagaaagagagattcCCAATGTATCTATGTGAGGGGTGAGACTGAAAAAGGTAGGGTCCAACTTATTATATTCTTAAATGGAATTCATCCAACTGGTTGGAGTTAAGGTGTAGGTGATAACTTTAAATGGGTTAGAAGATTCAAATGCTACTGAGGAAAGTAAATTGCTTACTCCTTGTTCTTGGAAAACTATTTTGGAAAGCCATGGGAAAAGAAATTATATTCCATAGACCCCAAAAATTGATGTTTAACGTTATAGTGACATGTATGGTGGTGCATTTCTCTAATACTCGCTATTAACTTTGATAACAACAGTTTATGTCAGAAAATGGCTTCAGGTCTGGTTCTTGTGTATTGATTAAGGCTCATCTTTAAATTGAAGTTCATGTATAAAAGGTGGTTTTGGCATATATTTTACAACATGCTTGAAGTTTTAAGAAAAAGGGGGTAAGGCTGCCTATCTACCATGACCTCTCCTATACTCCGCAACAGTGGAAGCTTTGTGCACTGGGTATGACCATGAAGTTTTAAGAAACTCTGCTATTTGTTACTCAAGCAAATGAGGAGGAGGTATGCAATGCTGGAATTGGTGAAGATATtacaataacataataaaattgacGTACCTAGTGCACAAAAATCCTACTTTTGTGGAGTCTAGAAGAGGTGATTGGTAGGCAACCTTAGTGCCTTACACCCAATTTTATTTTGGAGAGCTTGATTCCTAGACTCAAGTCTGCAACTTGTCACTTTGGGTGAAAGGCACTTGCTATTGCACTAAGGCCCAACCTCtctgttaaattaccgattctcccaaaagtttaagctattaggaaattgtgaatttaatcacttaaccataattctaataCTCTCTTTAAATAGCATAATAATTaacaatagtttttttaatttttaatccaaTTGCTCTGAAACATGCCTTAGCCAAGATGGATTACTGGCTAGTCCAACTTGGTTAATGATGATCAGATGATGTAAGTGAGACTGTCAAGATGATTTGGTTGTGTGGGACAGAAATCTTCAATGGTTAATGCGAGGCATATTTGGTGCTAGTTAAGTCTGTATGAGGGAGTGACGGACATCAGCCACcccaacaaaagcaaaaatatataatttattgaaaCCTGTATTTTGTGCTCTGTGATAATATACTGATCTTTATCAGTGGACAATGCTTGAGGGTAGGTATTTAGGTGATATTACACTCTAAGCAATCccatttaatataatatttttcattacatGATTAAGAAATTTTATAGTATAACCTGtcaaacatcattttttttttttttttttcatttttacaaattttgaacattttggaatttctaaaaaaaaacctcatacAGTGTGATGGACTCCGGTTCTATCAAGTGCTATAAGAATAGTAGGCAAAACAATCTACTTTGAGGCTGGCCAGCCTCCTAAAataagagggggggggggggggggggggggggtggggagacATTTGAGTCAGAATTATTCTGAGATTCCTTTATCGAATACAAAACCTACATAAATAGCCAACACCTCTCCTACCTCATTGAAAAGACTAATAGGAATGATAACCAATCTATTTTCTACTTTATCTCCCAAGTCTAAGGAACTACTCTTCATTATTATTTGATAAAACCACAGCAAAACTTGGcaaaacaaatttaatttaTCTAATCTATTTCGGTACCATGCAAAACTTGCAGCCAACCTTGTGACATTGCTTGCTGCCTGGCTCATATCACACTGTTTTCACCTGCTCTGATACATTCATCAGTGAGGTGAACATGCCAAGCACATTaggttatattttttgttaaggaCCTAGTCCTACAGAAACCATTAACTTTTTCAGTTTAGGATTTTAATGACATGTTATCACCTAGTGTAAACAGCTGGTTAGAGGATTGGTCAAGTATTTGATAGAACTTGACTGCTGGCAGAATAGACATTATCTGTTAACTATTAGAGTAAATTCTGAAACCTTCCTCAATAGAGCGACTGATTGATGCCATGTTTACCAGGTGCTAGAGTacttgtttatttatgtttttatcaTGGTTCTGTTAGTTAGCTTAagcatgttttattattatggaGAGGAACTCTTCTAATGTGAAGTGGAATATGTCATTACTCTcgaagttttttttaataagtcttactcttcaaattttttttttttttgataaggctTACTCTTCAATGTTTTCACAGTGGAAAATATGCAAATGATGATTTTATATCTGGATCACTATTGTTGTATATGGGGTTAGAATAAACTATTGAAATTATTAAtc
This genomic stretch from Quercus robur chromosome 4, dhQueRobu3.1, whole genome shotgun sequence harbors:
- the LOC126722737 gene encoding organelle RRM domain-containing protein 1, chloroplastic-like isoform X2 is translated as MEQVLSSSTIISTTQIFPLKPHKTHLQTPTINLKFSISPKKNNPLNLSSFSSSCLCFSNKTSATSTTPPPTLTSLTSTPSSDNHHWMVLMEAPPHGVNSKPQVIEYYVKTLERVLGSEKDAQMCIYDASWDTHFGFCCDIDEEISRELAGLPGILSVRPDPDYSSVKKDYSSSNIQSSYLSSSQIGSNLLFPVGSTKHWLVRMDKPGIGVVTKAQMVDYYAQILTKVLGNEKDTQMCIYHVSWQSNFGFCCELDDECARELAGVPGVLSVQLDKNFESENKNYGGNNLQSSTDLPDPSEASQTTPIKTKKLFVTVICNLDLKTGLSFYTSEKTLRAAFEGFGQLVEVKIILDKISKRSKGYAFIEYTTEEAASAALKEMNGKIINGWMIVVDVAKTNPPRYSRGHPR
- the LOC126722737 gene encoding organelle RRM domain-containing protein 1, chloroplastic-like isoform X1, which codes for MEQVLSSSTIISTTQIFPLKPHKTHLQTPTINLKFSISPKKNNPLNLSSFSSSCLCFSNKTSATSTTPPPTLTSLTSTPSSDNHHWMVLMEAPPHGVNSKPQVIEYYVKTLERVLGSEKDAQMCIYDASWDTHFGFCCDIDEEISRELAGLPGILSVRPDPDYSSVKKDYSSSNIQSSYLSSSQIGSNLLFPVGSTKHWLVRMDKPGIGVVTKAQMVDYYAQILTKVLGNEKDTQMCIYHVSWQSNFGFCCELDDECARELADGVGVPGVLSVQLDKNFESENKNYGGNNLQSSTDLPDPSEASQTTPIKTKKLFVTVICNLDLKTGLSFYTSEKTLRAAFEGFGQLVEVKIILDKISKRSKGYAFIEYTTEEAASAALKEMNGKIINGWMIVVDVAKTNPPRYSRGHPR
- the LOC126722737 gene encoding organelle RRM domain-containing protein 1, chloroplastic-like isoform X6, whose product is MEQVLSSSTIISTTQIFPLKPHKTHLQTPTINLKFSISPKKNNPLNLSSFSSSCLCFSNKTSATSTTPPPTLTSLTSTPSSDNHHWMVLMEAPPHGVNSKPQVIEYYVKTLERVLGSEKDAQMCIYDASWDTHFGFCCDIDEEISRELAGLPGILSVRPDPDYSSVKKDYSSSNIQSSYLSSSQIGSNLLFPVGSTKHWLVRMDKPGIGVVTKAQMVDYYAQILTKVLGNEKDTQMCIYHVSWQSNFGFCCELDDECARELADGVGVPGVLSVQLDKNFESENKNYGGNNLQSSTDLPDPSEASQTTPIKTKKLFVTVSILKSKSSPVQQLYFSLVFLFTNDSDLQS
- the LOC126722737 gene encoding organelle RRM domain-containing protein 1, chloroplastic-like isoform X5; the protein is MEQVLSSSTIISTTQIFPLKPHKTHLQTPTINLKFSISPKKNNPLNLSSFSSSCLCFSNKTSATSTTPPPTLTSLTSTPSSDNHHWMVLMEAPPHGVNSKPQVIEYYVKTLERVLGSEKDAQMCIYDASWDTHFGFCCDIDEEISRELAGLPGILSVRPDPDYSSVKKDYSSSNIQSSYLSSSQIGSNLLFPVGSTKHWLVRMDKPGIGVVTKAQMVDYYAQILTKVLGNEKDTQMCIYHVSWQSNFGFCCELDDECARELADGVGVPGVLSVQLDKNFESENKNYGGNNLQSSTDLPDPSEASQTTPIKTKKLFVTEKTLRAAFEGFGQLVEVKIILDKISKRSKGYAFIEYTTEEAASAALKEMNGKIINGWMIVVDVAKTNPPRYSRGHPR
- the LOC126722737 gene encoding organelle RRM domain-containing protein 1, chloroplastic-like isoform X3 → MEQVLSSSTIISTTQIFPLKPHKTHLQTPTINLKFSISPKKNNPLNLSSFSSSCLCFSNKTSATSTTPPPTLTSLTSTPSSDNHHWMVLMEAPPHGVNSKPQVIEYYVKTLERVLGSEKDAQMCIYDASWDTHFGFCCDIDEEISRELAGLPGILSVRPDPDYSSVKKDYSSSNIQSSYLSSSQIGSNLLFPVGSTKHWLVRMDKPGIGVVTKAQMVDYYAQILTKVLGNEKDTQMCIYHVSWQSNFGFCCELDDECARELADGVGVPGVLSVQLDKNFESENKNYGGNNLQSSTDLPDPSEASQTTPIKTKKLFVTGLSFYTSEKTLRAAFEGFGQLVEVKIILDKISKRSKGYAFIEYTTEEAASAALKEMNGKIINGWMIVVDVAKTNPPRYSRGHPR
- the LOC126722737 gene encoding organelle RRM domain-containing protein 1, chloroplastic-like isoform X4, giving the protein MEQVLSSSTIISTTQIFPLKPHKTHLQTPTINLKFSISPKKNNPLNLSSFSSSCLCFSNKTSATSTTPPPTLTSLTSTPSSDNHHWMVLMEAPPHGVNSKPQVIEYYVKTLERVLGSEKDAQMCIYDASWDTHFGFCCDIDEEISRELAGLPGILSVRPDPDYSSVKKDYSSSNIQSSYLSSSQIGSNLLFPVGSTKHWLVRMDKPGIGVVTKAQMVDYYAQILTKVLGNEKDTQMCIYHVSWQSNFGFCCELDDECARELAGVPGVLSVQLDKNFESENKNYGGNNLQSSTDLPDPSEASQTTPIKTKKLFVTGLSFYTSEKTLRAAFEGFGQLVEVKIILDKISKRSKGYAFIEYTTEEAASAALKEMNGKIINGWMIVVDVAKTNPPRYSRGHPR